A region of the Pseudarthrobacter oxydans genome:
CATCACAAGCTTCGTTCCGCTCCTGGCCAGGTCGGCGAAGGATCCGATTCCTGCCGGGTTCCCTGCCGGGACGGCGATGGCCAGGGTATTGGTGGCAAAGTCCCGCGGTTGGCCGTCCACCAGGCCGGCGTCCTGCAGCCTGGCCATGTTGCTGGTGTCCGCCGAGGCGAACACGTCCGCGGGAGCGCCCTGGCTGATCTGGGTGGACAGGTCCGACGAACCGGCAAAGCTGAGGGTGACGCCGGTTCCGGGGTTCTCCTTTTCGAACCGTGCCGTGAGCTCGGTAAAACTGGCTTTAAGGGAAGCAGCGGCGAAAACGGTCAGTGTTTCCCGGCTGGTTCCCTGGGCGGCGTTGCCGCCGTCGCCGGCAGCACCGGTGCCGGCACAACCGGCGAGCAGGGCCGCCAGCAGGATTGCCGCCAGCAGGGCTCCGGCCCGCCGAACCGGCGTCACGCGGCTCCCTTTCCCTGCGGGGTTTCGATGATGACCGTGGTGGCCTTGACCACGGCGGTGGCCACGGAGCCGAGTTCCAGTCCCAGTTCCTTGACGGCCTCGCTGCTCATCAGGGACACCACGCGGAAGGGCCCGCACTGCAGCTCCACCTGGGCCATCACACTGTCCGCCTTGATGCCGGTGACGAGGCCCACGAAGCGGTTGCGGGCCGAACTGCCCGTGCGGTGCGGATCGGCCGGAAGCTGCGCCAGCTTCTGTGCGTGCCGCGCCAGTTCCAGGCCGTCCACGGCGAGCCGGCCCGCGTCGTCCTTCCGCGGCGTCAGGCTCCCGTTCTCGGTCCATCGCCGGACGGTATCGTCACTGACGCCCAGGAAACGGGCGGCCTCCGAAACGCGGATAGTAGGCATAGCGCCACTCTAATACGCATTTGCGGATTCGAGAGCCCGTGGGGGCCGCATTTCAGGA
Encoded here:
- the modA gene encoding molybdate ABC transporter substrate-binding protein, with protein sequence MTPVRRAGALLAAILLAALLAGCAGTGAAGDGGNAAQGTSRETLTVFAAASLKASFTELTARFEKENPGTGVTLSFAGSSDLSTQISQGAPADVFASADTSNMARLQDAGLVDGQPRDFATNTLAIAVPAGNPAGIGSFADLARSGTKLVMCARQVPCGAAAAAVEQQTGTDLSPVSEENSVADVLGKVSSGEADAGLVYVTDVRAAGGKVDSVPFPESAAAVNTYPIATLAGSRNKTAAAKFLGLVAGPEGREVLAAAGFGPAAGST
- a CDS encoding molybdopterin-binding protein; this encodes MPTIRVSEAARFLGVSDDTVRRWTENGSLTPRKDDAGRLAVDGLELARHAQKLAQLPADPHRTGSSARNRFVGLVTGIKADSVMAQVELQCGPFRVVSLMSSEAVKELGLELGSVATAVVKATTVIIETPQGKGAA